GTGTTTCAGTGTTCGCAGACACAAACACACAACTTCAGTTTCTCCTACCACTGATGCCAACCAGGCACCTATCTCGTTTCTTTGGGAGTGTGAATATCTACAAAGCTCCCTACCATATTTACGTGCTAATATTTCATATCAGCTGGTTCCCGTCTACACCAAGACGCCTGAAAgatttcttttgtttccttgtttTGCCTGTTTAATTtatttgtcttttcttttcttttcttttattttcctttcttttctttttctttccataTCCTTAACCAGCACCCCCTAATTTACGCCTTCAGCCAAGCCGACGCAGTGCCTCGCTCACCCATCCCCTGGCTCAACTCCATGCGGTCCCACCAGAAGCGGCactgctccagctccctgTCTGTAAGTCTCCTCGTCTTGACCGGCGTGCCTTGGTTTCTCCCTCCCGCAGCTTCGTCATTGCCTTCTCCAAAGACGAGAAGCTCCCCAATTCCTGCCCCGGAGAAAGACGTGGCGGAGCTATCGTCTCCGAGGGGACTCTGAAACAGGGGCCAAGCTTCCTCTTGGTCGTCTTGGTTGAGTGTACCagagggtgaggaggagaaggagaccCAGCGGTGGTTCATCTCCTTGGCAACAGCTATGAGACCCGGAGTCGACTCGAGGATGTTTAGGTCGTGTGTTACGGCGGGAGGCTGGTCACCGTGAGAAGCTGCCTTGAATGGTGATGAAAGAGCAGCGTATTCATAGAGATATACACGGGCTCCGGCTCGAGATAAAGTGTGTGCGGTATGAAGAACAGGGCAAATGTATGCGTAATGGCCGTAAGCCTCGTGGATGCGGCGAAACTGCGCTCCGTACGGGCGTTTCTGAGGACCCCCTATGCCGGGGGGCTGAAGATAGGGGGAGTCCGGGTGGATGAGGGGATCGGGGTACAGCAGCTCGAGGGCGTCAAGGTCGTCtgctgaaaaagaaggaatGAGTTTCTGGAAAAAGGAGCGGAATTCGGCGCTGGTGGAGGCGTGCTGCGGAGCAAAAGTCGTGCCCTCGTGAGAGCAGAAGCCGGTGATGACGGAAATGTCCTTGGCACGACCCGACTCGACGAGCTGGCGCCACAGGTTCAGGGGCAAGTCTGGGATGGCGCCTCCGGGGCCGTCAATGACGGGCTGGAAGGGCCAAGTCACGGGTGTGTGGTGCATGGCGTAGACGGTAAATGAGGCTTCGATGAGAGAGTCGATGGGGAGGATGTCGAGAGGCCTGTTGTTGGCGTACATGCTGCACTCGTTTAGATGGCCTACGTTGCGAGGGTGCGAAGGGGAAAGCACAGAGCGCGCAGTTGGAGATCCGGACTCGAGAATGGCCTTGCGGAAGGGGAGAGGAGACGGGTTGAGTATGTGATGGCCAACCTGAGAGGTGAAGATGTCAGTAAAATCCGCTGTTCTTTGGtgtatcatcatcatcttcatcttcatctagTGATGAGATATTCCACCAAGAGATGTGAAATTTCAAAAAACTCACCGAATGCGCCCCAGCACTTGTTCCCAGGAGCGTGATATCACCAGCATCCCCCCCAAACTCACCAATCCACTCCTTCACCCACTCAACCGCCAGCCTCTGGTCCCTCAGCCCCAAATTCAGCTCCTGCGTCTCGGGCGCACCAGCCAAGAACCCCAGCGCCCCCAGACGATACGAAACGCTCACAACCAGCACCTGGCTCGCCCCCCAGGCCACAAACGACGCCAGATCCCTCTCCAGCGGGAACCCAAAGTTGAAGGCGCCCCCGTGAACGTAAATCACCACGGGCAGATCCCGCACGCCCTCGCTCTCCGGCCCGACCACGTACtccgacgccgacgccgacaTGGAAGGTCGAAAGACGTTGAGCGTCAACGGATTCTCCGCCGTGGCGTGCTGCGCCATGGGGATCGGCTGTGAGGGCGCAGGGCGCGAGGCATCGATGACACCTGAAGCCTCGGACGGCGGCATCGCCACGGCGGCGCGGAAGCGCTGGGCGCTGGCGAACGGGATGCCGTGGAAAATGTCCAGCGCCTTTGGGTATTTTTCTGAGGCGGGCTGGAAGACGCCGACGATGGTGCAGCCGTTGACGGCGACGGTTGGAGCCTCCATGGCGGGAAAGCGAGTCAATCAGTCTGGATCTGGGGGTTATGACGTGGGGTGATATGAAGTGAGGATATCGAGATGATGACGCTGGCTGGGTATCGAGGTGACGACGgcggagatgagatggatatATATTGGAGAGagtaaaagagagaaaaagaagaaaaaagacgacagCAATGATGAGCAGTTAGAATGTGTCGGAATGAATATTCTGGTGTTGTCGCCAAGATTttttgaagttgaagattttttttgtcttctctcAGCAGCTCATCACAGCTGCCGTGCCAAGGCACAAACAAAACCGAGATATACAAACAGGTTAGGCACCTGTACCTTGTTCCGCTCCAGGTATCAATACAGAGTGCGTGCAGCAGTCACAGCGGAAGAAATAAGAAGCGTAAAGACTCCAAAGCACTCGTTAAAAGATGACTCAATGAAAAAAGCTAGCCATGAAAAATTGCAGCCAAGCGACAATGTAACGATGCAGTCCCTAGCCTTATGTTATCAATAAAAGTGAACACCAAAAACTCACGGAGCCAATAGACGTCATTGCTGCATTTGGCAGACTAAACTTGACACTCGCTCGAATCTGGCTAGAAGGGAATGGTGACTGATGACATGACATCAAATGACAGGATGACAGCTCAAAGATTTGCATTGTTGCTTCTACTACTAATGCTAATACTAATAGTCTAATACCAATACTAGCAGCCTTAATCTAACCTTGGCCGTCCTTAGacttctctttctcccagCTCTACTGCAGAGTCTCTCCTCTCTTAGCCGTAATGCATCCAGCCTGCACAGCACAGCCGGCAGATCCCTTTAGCCTCATCCACCTTTCTGCGAATCAGCCGCCCAATTACTGGCTGCCCAATTGTCAGCCCCGTCCTCTATCCTAGTAGAAAGCTCAAGTAGCTACAGTGTATCATAGCTAAAGTGTTGCGCGCCTCGCGGCTGCAACCGTGGGATTGCTCCCAAAACCGCAAAAGTCTTTGTATCCCAACGTGTCAACAAATGTGCGACACAACAAAAATCCACAAGCCCAAAAACTCCAATCCCTTCCCTATTTGTACAGTTGAAACAATGGCGGTATTGATGTACTCGCCGCCCGCGTTGTAACTCCCCTCCTTGATATATCTGTTGTGCGCCTGATGCTGCTCAGTCAGAGCTGCCCCCCTTAAAGAGAACCTCAAGAACACGGGTAtgatagaaaagaaaatgaacaaaagaaagagtaGACAAAAAGTGCCTAAACTCCAGCGATACCGCAATCTCATTGCTCCGTGATTTGCTTCAGAGACGCCGCCTCCTTACGACGCTTCCTCTCTGCCCACTCCCGACTCGCTATTCTAGAGCgctcagcagcctcgtctCGAGCAGCCTTGGCAGTCATCGGTCTGTCACTCTTTTCgtggctcttcttctccatgatGCTTGCAGAATCGTGCCCCAGAATCTCTTTGCTCTTAGACCGGAACCGGGTCATCATGCTTTCAATGGACAGCGGATTCTTACTCTTGGTGGCGGTGACCACTGATGCAAGTATCGACCGGTTGATAGACTCTGCGACCGCAATCATGGAACCACGTCCACGCTGCTTTTCCGCCTTACTCGGGGTGGGCGTCATAGGCTCATCGCGCACGAGACCCAGCGACAGTCGCTTGACCTTGTGAGACAAGGCCGCCTGCCTCTCCGCGTTTTCCTCCTGAATCTTGGCCTGACGAGCTCGGCTTGCTACGGTGTCACGGGGAAGCGTGCTAGGCGTAGAGTTTGGCCGAGCAGGTCGTGCCTTGAACTCGCGTCTCTtgcgctgctcttcctcctgggCCCGCAGTTTAGCCTCGCTTTCCTCCCTCTTGCGCCGCGAAATGGTATCTCCAGGTAGCTCGAAGGTAGGCTTGGGCAAGGTCTTGttgcttcttggctttgggGGGGCCTCTAACGCCTTGAGAGCCGCCGCATGATGTGCCTCGCGGGTTTCACGAACTTCCCTCAAGCGTCGAGCGACAGCCTTACCCGGCAACTCAAAACTGGGAACTGTAGGCGTTTTCGATGAGCGAACGGAAGACTTGGCCACCGTTGCCAGGGTGTTCCCGGCTTTAGACATGAATACACCAAGGCCGGACCGACGACTCGAGGATCCCTTGGCCGGCTCTTCAGGGCTCTTCTCCCGAACAGTTAGAGACGCAGATCGACGCGGTGTTGCGATGGCCTTTTCGGCGGGTTTAGAGCGAACTGTGGCCGGTGCACCGGATACCGTTGATCTTTTGAATGCTCTCATTGCCTCTTCTGGTGTTGAATATGACGAAACCTTTGGTGGTGGCCTGGCTATCAGAGCCAGTTGCTGAGACTGCGTAAACGCGTTCACTGCCTCCAACTGGTCCTCGAGCCGATCCAACTCCTCCAGCGAGTCCTCAATCCGCGGTAGCGAGAACGAGGTGGCTCGTGACGAGCTGTCGCCAAAGCTCCTGTCGCTCACCGCAGTAAACGCTGGCGAAACCGCATTTTCAACGGCGAGAACAATCTCGGGAACCTTCATTGGCGGCGTTACTGGACGGCTATGGTCCATCCAGGTGACGGAATCGTCATCGCCGGCGATCCGAGGCTCGTCCATTTCCACGGTCCAGTTGGCGCTGTATTGCAGTGGCGTCGCCAGTAGATAATATGAATTGAGCGGGCACTCGCTATCGCTATGTGGCTcccgcttcttctgcagcaCTAGATTGCAGACGTAAACTTTGCCGTCAGCTCCGTGCTCAGATGCGTATTCTTCAGATGAGCTATCGTGAATGCTAGAATTCGGAGACGGCAGATGGGTCAACAGCCATTCAAACTGGCCGGCCGAGTGTCTCTTGACCTGCTCCCAGATGGTGCGTTCGCCAATTGTATCTCTTAGTATGTCGTATACTTCAGCGAATCGCTCTAGGAGAAGCGCAAAGTATGTCAATGACTGGGTGCAAGCAAGGAAAATGAGAGAGTATATGATTGTGACCGTATGCCAACACACCTTGAGATGCACGAGTGGAGGATGACCCCGTGTTCTCATAATTGTGCTTGTTGATGTCCAGAGTAGACGCTTCTCGCAAAGAATCGAGAGGCTGGAAAGTCTCTGAAACAACGGCtggccgacgacgaaatTGGGGTGAGGATTGTCTGGCTGCTCGACGGAGTGCCGAAGGAGAGGTTGCTATGACATGTTTCTTCAGCTCTCTGGTAATAGCAACATCCGATGGCCGGTGACCCTGGCTGTGATGTTGACCTGGACAGGGATCCTGGACGACGCTATCACCCGCTAAATTCCGCTTCGACGACGTTATTTGCTTTGGCGTATGATGAGTCGGCAGTTTTTCGTAAACGTCACGAGAGCTGCCCGGTCTCGCGGGTCGCTGAAAGATGTCGGCTCCAAAGCGAACGTCACAAGTGCCTCCTTTTTGCACAACGCGAAAGCCAACATCCTCtgccgacgacgacttcGCGATGCCGCGCCGGGCCATTGTCGCAGCAGCTCTCGGGAGCAGTAGATGTCGCCTGCAATACGCGCTGAGGGCGTGATTGGACTGGAAACTTCGCGCGCAGGGGGTTTCTATCAGATACGATAGAAATTAATTACTACGACTCCGTATCCTTCGCGGAGAGGTCCAAAACCGTAGTCTAATTTCGCGGACAGGCCGGACTCGGGCGGCCGTGGGCGCTCAAGCGGGGCCGAAACCAATATGTTCGCGAAGCCTTCTATTTCAACTAGTAGCTGGTGAAATGAACCAAAGCTgttgtgatgatgctggtttGGGTATAGTAGGATAGGCAAATAATCTCTGGGGTAAATCAGCTCTGCCGTAGGAAGCTATTTTGGACTCAATGTTGATTGCGGGTGAGACAGGTTGCCAAGTGGTGGAGCCGAAATGAAATGAATCCGATCTCCTTCCACCTTCCGCTCTGCTGCGCCAAGGTCCACACTGCTTGCTTTCAACCTTGCTGGCCCATCGTCATTTCCCTTGTCCCAGGTCGCCATTTTATCGACTCCCCTTTCAAGCCGCCTGTGTCGCAGTGGCAAGCGACATCGCGACCAGGGCCGAGGCAACGCGTCTCGGATTTGTATCGGTGGCACGGCAAGGTACCGGCGATAAGGTGGGAAGCTGCCGATAAAATCGACGATGGCTGAGGATGCCTCCCATCGAAAGTTTTCGATCTGCAACTCCATCTTTCCGGGATGCAAAGAGGAGTATCTTCTAGGGCATAATCTTGACATGCCGGGAGACCATGACATCAAAGGAAAGGTTGGCTGCAAAGTACCGGAGTatgttgcagcagcatgcATACATCCAAGAGCATGTGCGCTGACCCCTGTGGCGATGTCCCTTGCCTCGTATAACCCCATGATGAGGTAGCCAGTCGATTCCAACAAGCTCGAGGCGAGCTTCTCAAAAAGCCATTCGCataatagtagtagtagtagtagtcgATCCGATGCTGTTAATTATTATCATCATTCTTGCCCATCCCGGCTTACGCATCCGTCATGGACTCGTCGGCTGCCGCTTCTACCGCTTCGGCTTGCGCCTGTAATGTCGGTGCATGCTCCGTGGGAATTCGTACTAGAGTTTGTGGCAGTTGCACCGCGGATGTTGATGCCTCTTCTGTGGCAGGCTCAGCTGCTGTTTTTGCCAGTTTTGCTATGTTATGGTTAAGAGCCGGACATGACTAGAGTAGTGATACTGGACCTACATGAAGCCATGCTGATGGCACGAAGCACATTATGCCAGTTACCAACTACAGCAGCAATTACTGCCCGTTGCTGTCAGTCCCATTCTCATTTACAAAAGCACAACTCAAAGCAAGCTTGTCTTACCCTCAGTTCCATCTGACAAGGTGGtgagcttctgctccagGGCCTCCATCTGAGTTGCTACTGTCGCGCTCAAGTCTCTCAGCTCTTTAAGATTCTCAAGctctgcctttttctcttcgatTCGAGCCAACAATGCCGGTGACTGTGGAGCTGAAGCGGTTGAACTCGAAGCGCGCACATGCGATGAGAATGATCTGGTTGGATACGACATTTTGGGTGATGAGCGTATTTGCGTGTGGGAAATTATCCTTCTCAGTATTAAAAAATACCCATTAACTTAGTAGACAAGTGCAGCTGTCATTAACTGAAAATGCATCAACGGGCTTGAACTCAAGCTTCACCGGCTTCGGATAGTATGAAGACCGAGCAATTGTATTGAGTTTCTTTCTAAGATCTGGCGGGGTCCATTCCCAAAGCTAGATTCACGTGGTCTTCACCCTAGCAACCAGAAGCTTTTGTGTACAAACGGTTTGCTAGTGTAGAGAGAAAAGTTTGCGCTATGCCCAAACAGGTCGCGGAGTAAATAATGACACAACCAAAATTATCCCGCCCAAAGCGCTTTCCAGACCGACTTCTCAACCGCTTTTGATACCCCGATAACCATCGCTGGCTGTTAAACTCTTCTCCATAACCATTTGCGCGGCAGACACGCGTGTCTTGTGAGCAGCCATGGCTAGGCTCAACGAAATCCCGGTGCCGACAGAGACGCTGGAAACGCGTATGTGATCTCGGGCATCCAAATCTGATTTGTCGCGCGTGCTAACAACGTGCCATTCAGTTCGCAAGAAGATGCTTCGCCAGAATAGAGAACTCGCAAAGACAAACAACATCCGAGCCCTTCGAATCCGCGAACTGGAAAATGAGTGCGCATGTATGCTGTCGGAAAATCTCGAGCTGCGCAGCCGCATCCTGGAACTGGAAAAACAAGTCGATGACAGCGAGTCGCGAAGAATAGCGGATCACGCGAtggccatcaaggccaaatTAGAGTCGCAACTTACAGAATGGGGCTCTCTCATTGCAGAATTGGGCCTCGAGCCGCCCGCGAAGAGACATTCGCCCATGGTTAAGCGAAGATCAAAGAACCCATTGGGCTTCAGCGCGAGTCGGCCCAGTCCATCTGAGAGGCGGCTACGCGAAATTGCaaaagatgttgaagaactCGGCGTCATCAGCGAAAACAGGAGCAATTCCCGGAGATCAATGAAGTAGGTAAACTCGACTTCGCAGTGTATAAATGACATGCTAACAAATCTATAGTCATGAACAAATTCTGGCTCTCAGGTCAGAAGCTGATATCGAGTCGCCTGAACTGGGCCCTCCACCAATGTCTAAATACATTGAGGAAGACCCTGTCA
The sequence above is drawn from the Trichoderma breve strain T069 chromosome 5, whole genome shotgun sequence genome and encodes:
- a CDS encoding DASH complex subunit dad2 domain-containing protein encodes the protein MSYPTRSFSSHVRASSSTASAPQSPALLARIEEKKAELENLKELRDLSATVATQMEALEQKLTTLSDGTEVIAAVVGNWHNVLRAISMASSKLAKTAAEPATEEASTSAVQLPQTLVRIPTEHAPTLQAQAEAVEAAADESMTDA
- a CDS encoding carboxylesterase family domain-containing protein, with translation MEAPTVAVNGCTIVGVFQPASEKYPKALDIFHGIPFASAQRFRAAVAMPPSEASGVIDASRPAPSQPIPMAQHATAENPLTLNVFRPSMSASASEYVVGPESEGVRDLPVVIYVHGGAFNFGFPLERDLASFVAWGASQVLVVSVSYRLGALGFLAGAPETQELNLGLRDQRLAVEWVKEWIGEFGGDAGDITLLGTSAGAHSVGHHILNPSPLPFRKAILESGSPTARSVLSPSHPRNVGHLNECSMYANNRPLDILPIDSLIEASFTVYAMHHTPVTWPFQPVIDGPGGAIPDLPLNLWRQLVESGRAKDISVITGFCSHEGTTFAPQHASTSAEFRSFFQKLIPSFSADDLDALELLYPDPLIHPDSPYLQPPGIGGPQKRPYGAQFRRIHEAYGHYAYICPVLHTAHTLSRAGARVYLYEYAALSSPFKAASHGDQPPAVTHDLNILESTPGLIAVAKEMNHRWVSFSSSPSGTLNQDDQEEAWPLFQSPLGDDSSATSFSGAGIGELLVFGEGNDEAAGGRNQGTPVKTRRLTDRELEQCRFWWDRMELSQGMGERGTASAWLKA